A genomic window from Pseudogulbenkiania sp. MAI-1 includes:
- a CDS encoding ABC transporter permease, translated as MMLAALLRKETIEILRDPITLAVAVVLPLIMLFLFGYGVSMDVENVPTAVYDQDRTPQSARFIDTFVQSGYFKHHRNLWSPRQVDAALDRADATMVIVIPPGFARRLAAGSEAPVQILIDGSFSPTALIVSNYAAAVVNRFSTRLAEERLAEFGLTASGLVRLESRVWYNAPLKTVNYIVPGLFAVLLMAFPPMLTALAIVRERERGTIEQIYVSPVSPAMFILGKIIPYAVLAFGEMLLVLAVGTAWFDIPLRGSLGLLLGASLIYVFVTVGLGVAVSAVARTQVAAVLLSSVGTLMPSFLFSGFLFPIATMPYLLQLYTYAFPTRYFNDISRDLFLKGVGIEYLWGNIALLALYAVVLFAAASLTLRKKVAR; from the coding sequence ATGATGCTGGCGGCGCTCCTTCGCAAGGAAACCATCGAAATCCTGCGCGACCCGATCACGCTGGCGGTAGCGGTGGTGCTGCCGCTCATCATGCTGTTCTTGTTCGGCTATGGCGTGTCGATGGATGTCGAGAACGTCCCGACGGCGGTCTACGACCAGGACCGCACGCCGCAAAGCGCGCGATTCATCGACACTTTCGTGCAGAGCGGCTATTTCAAACACCATCGCAACCTCTGGTCGCCGCGACAGGTCGATGCCGCCCTCGACCGAGCCGACGCCACCATGGTCATCGTCATTCCGCCGGGCTTCGCGCGCCGCCTGGCGGCCGGTTCGGAGGCGCCCGTGCAGATTCTCATCGACGGTTCGTTTTCGCCCACCGCGCTGATCGTGTCGAACTATGCTGCCGCCGTCGTCAACCGCTTTTCGACGCGGCTTGCCGAGGAGCGCCTGGCCGAGTTCGGCTTGACGGCGAGCGGCTTGGTGCGGCTGGAGTCGCGCGTGTGGTACAACGCGCCGCTGAAGACCGTGAACTACATCGTGCCCGGCCTGTTCGCCGTGCTGCTGATGGCCTTTCCGCCGATGCTGACCGCGCTGGCGATCGTGCGCGAACGCGAGCGCGGCACCATCGAGCAAATCTATGTCTCGCCGGTCAGTCCAGCCATGTTCATACTCGGCAAGATCATTCCCTATGCCGTCCTCGCCTTCGGCGAGATGCTGCTGGTGCTGGCAGTGGGAACCGCCTGGTTCGACATCCCCTTGCGCGGCAGTCTTGGCTTGCTGCTCGGGGCTTCGCTGATTTACGTTTTCGTGACCGTGGGGCTGGGCGTGGCGGTATCGGCGGTTGCCAGGACGCAGGTGGCGGCGGTGCTGCTTTCGTCGGTCGGCACGCTGATGCCTTCATTCCTGTTTTCGGGCTTTCTGTTTCCGATCGCGACGATGCCGTACCTGTTGCAGCTTTACACCTACGCATTCCCGACGCGCTACTTCAACGACATCAGCCGCGACCTGTTCCTGAAGGGCGTCGGCATCGAGTACCTGTGGGGGAATATCGCGCTGCTGGCATTGTATGCCGTCGTCCTCTTCGCTGCGGCCAGCCTGACGCTGCGCAAAAAGGTGGCGCGATGA
- a CDS encoding ATP-binding cassette domain-containing protein, producing MQPGEGKVARTPASVPAISIHSVSRRFGKRLVLDDVTLEVQAGEMFGIVGADGAGKTTLLQSICAILDPSAGSVAVAGRDSVREAGRIQAALGYVAQSYSLYGDLTVAENLAFFAAIRAVPSSVFAARREALLRFSGLAPFLDRRAKSLSGGMQKKLAVCCSLLHEPEILVLDEPTLGVDPISRRELWTMLRAFHARGKTIIVATSYMDEAAGCDRVAVLAGGRVLACGPPAGFGDLEEAVKHLLAPAAAVPEPPPALLAAEEAKGDAIRVSGLSRRFGNFTAVDRLSFSVARGEIFGLLGPNGSGKSTTIKMLTGILPPSEGSMEVAGIDVAARPGSVKGRIGYMSQRFSLYVDLTVDENIEFFGSIYGLSDVALAERRAWVLRLAGLAGYERALVRSLSGALKQRLALGCAVLHRPDVLFLDEPTSGVDPVSREGFWHLITAIGRAGTAVLVTTHYIREAQRCDRVAFIDRGRLLAVDAPAVLRARHGGVDLEDVFIALMKHPGQEK from the coding sequence GGTGAAGGCAAGGTCGCACGTACGCCGGCATCGGTCCCGGCGATCTCCATTCATTCCGTGTCACGGCGTTTCGGCAAGCGCCTTGTACTCGACGATGTGACGCTCGAGGTGCAAGCGGGCGAGATGTTCGGCATCGTTGGCGCCGACGGCGCGGGCAAGACGACGCTGCTGCAGTCGATCTGCGCGATTCTCGACCCGAGCGCCGGCAGCGTGGCCGTGGCCGGCCGCGACAGCGTGCGCGAGGCGGGCAGGATCCAGGCGGCACTCGGTTACGTTGCCCAATCCTATTCCCTGTATGGCGACCTGACGGTGGCCGAGAACCTGGCGTTTTTCGCCGCGATCCGTGCCGTGCCGTCTTCCGTGTTCGCTGCGCGGCGCGAAGCCTTGCTACGCTTTTCCGGCCTTGCGCCGTTTCTCGACCGGCGGGCGAAATCCCTCTCCGGCGGCATGCAGAAAAAGCTGGCGGTGTGCTGCAGCCTGTTGCATGAGCCGGAGATCCTGGTGCTGGATGAGCCGACCCTTGGCGTCGATCCGATCTCGCGGCGCGAACTGTGGACCATGCTGCGGGCGTTCCATGCGCGCGGCAAGACCATCATCGTCGCGACGTCCTACATGGACGAGGCGGCAGGCTGCGATCGGGTTGCGGTGCTGGCCGGGGGCCGCGTGCTCGCCTGCGGGCCACCCGCCGGATTCGGCGATCTTGAAGAAGCCGTCAAGCATCTGCTGGCGCCTGCTGCCGCAGTGCCCGAACCGCCGCCTGCACTGCTCGCGGCAGAAGAGGCAAAGGGCGACGCGATCCGGGTGTCGGGCTTGAGCCGCCGCTTCGGGAATTTCACAGCGGTCGACCGGCTCAGCTTCAGCGTTGCGCGCGGCGAGATTTTCGGCTTGCTCGGCCCGAACGGTTCGGGCAAAAGCACGACCATCAAGATGCTCACCGGTATCCTGCCGCCGTCGGAAGGCAGCATGGAAGTGGCGGGCATCGACGTTGCCGCACGGCCCGGCTCAGTGAAAGGGCGCATCGGCTACATGTCGCAGCGCTTCTCGCTGTATGTCGACCTCACGGTCGATGAAAACATCGAGTTCTTCGGCTCGATTTATGGCCTGTCCGACGTCGCGCTCGCCGAACGCCGCGCCTGGGTATTGCGGCTGGCCGGCCTTGCCGGCTACGAACGCGCTTTGGTGAGGTCGCTGTCAGGCGCGCTCAAGCAGCGGCTCGCGCTCGGCTGCGCCGTGCTGCACCGGCCGGACGTCCTGTTTCTCGACGAGCCGACGTCCGGCGTCGATCCGGTTTCACGCGAGGGGTTCTGGCACCTGATTACCGCGATCGGCCGCGCCGGCACCGCCGTGCTGGTTACCACGCATTACATCCGCGAGGCACAGCGCTGCGACCGGGTGGCATTCATCGACCGCGGACGGCTGCTGGCGGTCGATGCTCCTGCCGTGCTGCGCGCGCGCCATGGCGGGGTAGACCTGGAGGATGTGTTCATCGCGTTGATGAAGCATCCGGGGCAGGAAAAATGA
- a CDS encoding ABC transporter permease, giving the protein MRRLAAAIRKEFRQFLRDWLLVVLVVFIYTADLVICTSALSFDVRNLRLALYDGDRSELSARLVERFTATDYFGKLIRTSRISDIDRLLDAGQADLALVIHPGFAQQAAAGRATEVQVLLAGVNANTANAARGYAQTIVGGFARDLLENHAARHGIAVDLPSVRVDVRIWYNPQLEFAHFMAVSMIVVAALMVGVITAAAGLVREKESGTIEQLVVTPLRSHELIIAKAAPPFTIGMLALSPSILIAKAFGVPLAGNLALFIAASAIALAAFLAIGFFIGTLAENLQQALLLAFFILFPLMFLSGTIAPIESTPALMQWLSSLSPVRYYMQIALGILLKGVGMEVLWPQFAALFVTGGALSAWSVARLRRRLYA; this is encoded by the coding sequence ATGAGGCGCCTTGCCGCAGCGATCCGCAAGGAGTTCCGCCAGTTTCTGCGCGATTGGCTGCTGGTTGTACTCGTGGTCTTCATCTACACGGCGGATCTCGTGATCTGCACCAGCGCGCTATCGTTCGACGTGCGCAACCTGCGGCTTGCGCTGTACGACGGCGACCGCAGCGAGTTGAGCGCGCGGCTGGTCGAGCGCTTCACCGCCACCGACTACTTCGGCAAACTGATTCGCACCAGCCGCATTTCCGACATCGACCGCTTGCTCGACGCCGGCCAAGCCGACCTCGCCCTGGTGATTCACCCAGGTTTCGCCCAACAGGCAGCGGCCGGCCGCGCGACCGAGGTGCAAGTGCTGCTGGCCGGGGTCAACGCCAATACCGCGAATGCGGCGCGCGGGTATGCGCAAACCATCGTCGGCGGCTTTGCGCGCGACTTGCTGGAAAACCACGCGGCGCGGCACGGCATCGCCGTCGATTTGCCGTCCGTGCGGGTCGACGTACGCATCTGGTACAACCCGCAACTCGAATTCGCGCACTTCATGGCGGTGTCGATGATCGTCGTCGCCGCGCTGATGGTGGGCGTGATCACGGCCGCCGCCGGCCTGGTACGCGAAAAGGAATCGGGCACCATCGAGCAATTGGTGGTGACGCCCTTGCGCAGCCATGAATTGATCATCGCCAAGGCGGCGCCGCCGTTTACCATCGGCATGCTCGCGCTGTCGCCCAGCATCCTCATCGCCAAGGCATTCGGTGTGCCCCTGGCCGGCAATCTCGCTCTCTTCATCGCCGCCTCGGCAATCGCGCTGGCCGCGTTCCTGGCGATCGGTTTTTTCATCGGCACGCTCGCCGAAAACCTCCAGCAAGCGCTGCTGCTGGCCTTCTTCATTCTTTTCCCACTGATGTTTCTTTCCGGGACGATTGCACCGATCGAAAGCACACCGGCGTTGATGCAGTGGCTTTCATCGCTGAGCCCGGTGCGCTATTACATGCAAATTGCGTTGGGTATCTTGTTGAAAGGAGTGGGCATGGAGGTCTTGTGGCCGCAGTTCGCCGCGCTTTTCGTCACCGGAGGAGCACTGAGCGCGTGGAGCGTCGCCCGTTTGCGCCGGCGACTTTATGCGTAA
- a CDS encoding methionine adenosyltransferase — protein MSDGCCIVSALPASSWMLPTEMCEHKGIGHPDSLCDGAVEAAARALGRAYLENYGAIRPFNLDKALLIGGVSKPRFGGGRLLQPMRLIISGPVTELPSPSAREVVEQAVRTYIDSTIGLDPAAIVIEPRVRTCTPSLAHVLDMPAGVLSNDTSFGVGYAPHSELERLVLDAAAVLRSDALRTQIPGAGKDFKVMGSRHGNKLSLTVALAILDCEVGDAGMYFAIKERVGSFLHERLDEHFSLRINTLDNPDATDEGSIYLTVTGLSAEQGDDGQVGRGNRVNGLITPYRPMSLEAAAGKNPAAHVGKLYNVLAHKLARDIYEHVAGLNGVTVRLLSTIGMPVDQPHLAAVDVATSAPLGQAQRAWIKKLVAAGLDDLPALSRQLIDGDIPVF, from the coding sequence ATGAGCGATGGTTGCTGCATTGTTTCGGCGTTGCCCGCGTCGAGCTGGATGTTGCCGACGGAAATGTGCGAGCACAAAGGCATCGGCCATCCCGATTCCTTGTGTGACGGTGCTGTGGAAGCGGCGGCGCGCGCCCTCGGTCGCGCCTATCTCGAGAACTATGGCGCGATACGGCCCTTCAATCTCGACAAGGCTCTGCTGATCGGTGGCGTCAGCAAGCCGCGCTTCGGCGGCGGGAGGTTGTTGCAGCCGATGCGCCTGATTATTTCCGGCCCGGTGACGGAGCTGCCTTCGCCATCGGCAAGGGAGGTTGTAGAGCAAGCCGTCCGAACATACATCGATTCGACGATCGGGCTGGACCCGGCCGCGATTGTCATCGAGCCGCGGGTGCGGACCTGCACGCCCAGTCTGGCGCATGTGCTCGACATGCCGGCGGGGGTGCTGTCCAACGATACGTCGTTCGGCGTCGGATACGCCCCTCATTCCGAATTGGAGCGGCTGGTGCTGGATGCGGCGGCCGTTCTGCGCAGCGACGCATTGCGCACCCAAATACCGGGAGCCGGCAAGGATTTCAAGGTCATGGGAAGCCGTCATGGCAACAAGCTTTCCTTGACGGTGGCGCTCGCCATCCTCGATTGCGAGGTCGGGGACGCCGGAATGTATTTCGCCATCAAGGAGCGGGTCGGCAGCTTCTTGCACGAGAGGCTTGACGAGCATTTCTCGCTGCGAATCAATACGCTCGACAATCCGGATGCAACGGATGAAGGCAGTATCTATCTGACGGTGACCGGCTTGTCGGCGGAGCAGGGGGATGACGGACAGGTTGGCCGCGGCAACCGTGTCAACGGATTGATTACGCCTTATCGGCCGATGTCATTGGAAGCCGCCGCCGGGAAGAACCCTGCCGCGCATGTCGGCAAACTCTACAACGTGCTGGCCCATAAGCTGGCGCGCGACATATACGAGCATGTCGCCGGGCTCAATGGCGTCACCGTGCGCTTGCTCTCGACCATCGGCATGCCGGTCGACCAGCCGCATCTCGCGGCTGTCGATGTGGCGACCTCGGCACCCCTCGGGCAGGCGCAACGCGCTTGGATTAAAAAGTTGGTCGCAGCCGGGCTGGACGATTTGCCGGCCCTGTCGCGTCAACTGATCGACGGCGATATTCCTGTCTTCTGA